One Dioscorea cayenensis subsp. rotundata cultivar TDr96_F1 chromosome 17, TDr96_F1_v2_PseudoChromosome.rev07_lg8_w22 25.fasta, whole genome shotgun sequence DNA window includes the following coding sequences:
- the LOC120281170 gene encoding uncharacterized protein LOC120281170, which translates to MKSVQSTGSALVAPTISVAASNIPQSETQRPHTCSQTRVFAMINEEADDRHNVIIGTVFIFQHDAYVLIDSSSERSFVSMHTCHAYRIVSPLGCDMVIQMPLGEEIAREVVFRGCPIKVKGIYFEADLIPLEMRDFDAILGMDWLNRHKAALDCFRKEMTLQSSHGSSIVHEDERKDLSRCVKSSVKARKLLRKRCEAYLADIMDTRIVGPSLKDVPIVQELEDVFPEDIPGLPLDREFEFAIDLLLGTAPIPIHQMEISFITQTTL; encoded by the coding sequence ATGAAGAGTGTACAATCTACTGGGTCTGCACTAGTTGCCCCAACTATATCAGTTGCTGCTAGTAATATTCCACAAAGTGAAACACAACGACCACATACCTGTTCTCAGACCAGAGTTTTTGCCATGATCAACGAGGAAGCCGATGACAGACACAACGTGATTATAGGTACTGTATTCATCTTTCAGCATGATGCATATGTTTTGATAGACTCAAGTTCCGAGAGATCTTTTGTTAGCATGCATACATGTCATGCCTATAGAATAGTTTCTCCTTTAGGCTGTGACATGGTGATCCAAATGCCCCTGGGCGAAGAGATTGCTAGAGAGGTAGTTTTCCGAGGATGTCCTATCAAGGTGAAGGGTATATACTTTGAGGCGGATTTGATTCCACTGGAGATGCGAGATTTTGATGCCATTCTCGGGATGGACTGGTTGAATAGGCATAAAGCTGCCCTTGACTGCTTCAGGAAAGAAATGACCCTGCAGAGCTCTCATGGATCTAGTATTGTGCATGAGGATGAAAGGAAGGATCTTTCTAGGTGTGTGAAATCTTCTGTGAAAGCAAGGAAATTATTGCGTAAAAGATGTGAAGCATACCTGGCCGATATAATGGATACAAGAATTGTTGGACCAAGCTTGAAGGATGTCCCCATTGTCCAGGAGTTGGAGGATGTATTTCCTGAGGACATTCCTGGATTGCCTCTAGATCGagagtttgagtttgctattgacTTGCTACTGGGTACTGCTCCAATCCCCATTCATCAAATGgaaatttcttttattacaCAAACTACATTATAA
- the LOC120279975 gene encoding phosphopantothenoylcysteine decarboxylase subunit VHS3-like, producing the protein MENIRSTTTSEGSLINEWEIYRNVTGELSHGRVLGLGTGVKGKDVYGISSSQTYDKKCEENQKRKEEKWRGVFKKMESIINELQQQVPVMVQTILQSLGLPNVPIATQDGANGLRNLSINYHEKITKESGNINENDNNDNSFEEDCERSGDPYDDDGDNNEDGNEDDDDGDGNDGEEDDDD; encoded by the exons ATGGAGAATATTAGGTCAACTACAACATCTGAGGGCtcattgatcaatgaatggGAAATCTATCGCAATGTTACAGGAGAACTTAGTCATGGTCGTGTGCTTGGATTGGGTACAGGTGTAAAAGGAAAAGATGTTTATGGTATCAGTTCCTCTCAAACCTACGAcaaaaaatgtgaagaaaatcaaaaaaggaaagaagagaaaTGGAGGGGCGTTTTCAAGAAAATGGAATCCATTATTAATGAATTGCAGCAACAAGTACCTGTCATGGTTCAAACAATATTGCAAAGCTTGGGCTTACCTAATGTACCAATAGCTACTCAG gATGGTGCTAATGGACTTAGAAATTTGAGTATTAATTATcatgaaaaaataacaaaggaaTCTGGaaatatcaatgaaaatgacAACAATGATAATAGCTTCGAGGAAGATTGCGAAAGAAGTGGTGATCCTTATGATGACGATGGCGATAATAATGAAGATGGTAATGAAGACGATGACGATGGTGATGGcaatgatggtgaagaagatgatgatgattga